The genomic region CTAAATAAGATTTATGATTTTGGATTAAATGTTTATCGGCAGAGAGCCATCTAAGATAACTCTCCTGAACAATATCTTCTGCATCCACATAACTTCCTGTAATTCGATATGCGATGGAGAAAATATAGTGTTTCCAGTTTAAAAATAATTCTAAATCGTTCATGTACTCATGTCCCAATTGATATCGTTTTAGTTAAAACAGGCTCTTTCTTTTGAATTGGATTTCCTTTGGGCCAAAAGTAAAATCGGAACGGAAGATATTTCTCCATCTTTAATGAAAAAATAGTAAATTGATTTACTAGTTCTTTAATCACTGCACCCCATTTTCCTGTGATGATCCATTCCTTGGGTTTGTCATCACCATACGTAAATTGAATGAGTCCTTCTTTTCTTCCAAGAGAAACACAACGTCCAAAAAATTGAAATAAAAATGGTGATAGTTTTTTTTCTCGGATCAAATTTGCAATTTGGTCTGCAATATGGGCTCCCATCGGCAATGCGGTAACACAACCCATACGTAAAATTGAGTTTTCTAAAAAGGCAGAATCTCCCGCAACAAAAACATTTGGAAAAGAAAGTGATCTGAGAAATGGATCTACGTAAATTTGGTTTTTTGAATTGGTAGAAAAACCAGCTTCCTTTAGTAGAGGAGAAGATTTGAATCCGCTACAGTTAAGAATACAATCAAAGGAAATTTTATTTTGATCTTCGAAAGTGATTTCATTTTCGTTAGTCGAAAGAATTTTCGTTTGATCTAAAATATGAATATTGTTTTTCGAAAGGTAAGTTTTCAAATAGTTTTTTCCCTTTTCTGAAAAGGAAGAACCAAATTTGTTTTTATCAATGAGGAAAACTGATGTGTTTGGATGAAAATACTTCCATTCCGAGGCCATTTCTATTCCCGTAAGGCCACCTCCAATAATTCCAAGTTTTTGAATTTCATTTTGTTTATATTTTTTTATAAAATTCGAAGTTGCTTCGTTGGATTGAATGGAATTCGTTACGTTTTGTATTTGGTGAATTTGAGAACTTCCCAAAGTTATGATTAGATAGTCATAAGCAATGGAATTTGGATTCCCATCAATTTCTATCACATTTTCCTTCGGTTTGATCTTTGTAATTTTTGCCTGTAAAAAATTAACCTTTGTTCTAAGGAGATCTTTGATTTTTATCTTTTTTTCAGATCCTGTACTTGCCAGTTCATGGAATCGAATTCTTTCCTTAAATTCACTAGATTCAGAAACCAAGACGATCTCTGCTTCTTTTAATTGTTTTTCCAAACGGTTGGCGGCTAATATTCCTGCATATCCTGCCCCAAGGATGAATACTTTTGGTTTCATTTTGATACCTCGTTACAAGGACGAAATAGGGCCGTGAGTTTGTGACAGAGTTTGATAAAAAATCGACTTGATAAAACTTTCTTCTGCCAGAACGATCATCCATGCAGAAAATGAAGTGGAAATATTCTTATATTTATAGCGGAGTTTTGTTGTTTTTTTTGGTGACTTCCTTATATGCTGAAGGTTTTGATCGGGGAAGTTTGGTGTTTTATGGTTTTGGTTCTTATGGTCTTGGAAACCATTCAGGGAGTATGGAAAAATCTGTAGAGTCCACAAACCAGCCAAATTTTCTCATGTTGAACTCACCTTTTGTTGAAACTAGCTACAGAGTTGGAAATTATATAGCATATACAGAGTTTGTAAAAAATCGCACAGAACTTTCCAGCCACGGGGGAGAATTAGGTTTTGAATATGGTTTATTTAGATACTTTGGAATAGGACTATCTTATTCTAACCAAACGATTACTTCTTCCTATTTTCGCGCTATAGAAGAAAGAAATATAATTTTACTTTCTTATATGGGAACCAACGTAAGTACCCAACTAGAAAAGTTGAATTTAGGTGACACGTATGACCTTGCCGTTCAAAAAAGAAGAACTGTTTTCAGTGGTAATTCAGGGAACCTAAATCTTTTTTTCCATTTTTTACCAAACAATGCAGTTGATCCCTACATTCGAGTCGGTGGTGGTATTGGCTATGAACAGCTGTATGGTGGAAATCTAAATAGAATTTTTGGTGCCATTGGTATAAGATATCATTTTGATTCCCTATTTTTCTTTAGTACGGAAGTAGAACATTCGAATGTTTATATCGTAAAGTATGAACCTCCCAGTTCGGGACATAGAAACAAAGGAAACTACGAAGAAACTTTTTTTAAATTAGGTTTAGGAGTTCATTTTTCCCTGCTTGATAATAATGTCCCGAGTAATGATTTAGAAAGTCAAAAAACAACGGTGATTGATTCAGTAGGTTCTGAAATTCCATACCAAAGTAAAGAACAGGTAACGGAAACTCGATTAGAACGTTTTGTATTTCTAGCGAGTGAAATATTTGATCTTCCTTCCAGTCGAATCCATTTGGAAGGGAGAGCAAGATTGGATGCGATTGCGCGTAGTTTAGAAAATGAATATAAAGAATTTGATGTATTAATCATCACATACACAACTCCATTTAAAGAAGATCTTCCTGGAAATTATGAAAACTATGACCTTGGGTTCGAACGTTCGCAGGCGATTTCACGGATACTTCGTGATAAAGGGGTAAATGCAAAGAGAATTATTGATTCCACACAAGGATCGGCAATGTATAACGTCGATTCCAAGGAAAAAGTGGTGATAGAGCTTCGAAAAAAATCAGGTAAATAACCAAATCATTTTTCGAAACTCCTATGAAATCGATTGGGGACTTAAACGTTAATGTTTGTTTTGTGAGATAAATCCAAAAGTTTTGCAGTATTCAATCGGCTTTTTCTGCAAACTTCTGGATTGTCTTTCATTGATTCCCCGAAACTCGGAATCATTTCTTTTAGTTTTGATTTCCACTCATTTGAAGACATTTCTTTTGGAAAACAATCAGCTAATACTTCTAACATGATGGAAACAGAAGTGGACGCACCGGGACTGGCACCGAGTAAAGCTGCCAAAGACCCATCTTTTGCGGATACAACTTCGGTTCCAAATTCTAATACTCCACCTTCTTCATCATCTTTTTTAATCACTTGTACTCTCTGGCCCGCAACAACCAATTCCCAATCTTCTGATTTTACTTCTGGGAAATATTCCCTGAGAGCTGCAATTCTGTCTTCATGGGACTGCATTGCTTGGCCAATCAAATATTTGGTTAAAGGCAGGTTGTGCATTCCTGCAGATAACATGGGAAATATGTTATCAAACTCTAACGATTTTACTAAATCTAAATAAGATCCTTTCTTTAAAAACTTGGTTGTGAAACCAGCATAAGGACCAAATAATAATTCTTTTTTCCCTTCAATGATTCTTGTATCTAAATGTGGAACAGACATGGGCGGAGAACCTACATCTGCTTTTCCATATACTTTTGCAAAATGTTGTTGGATGACTTCACGATTGCGACAACGTAACCATTGACCACTTACAGGAAATCCACCAAATCCAGATGCCTCTGGAATGTCTGATTTTTCTAAAAGAGGAAGACTCCCACCTCCAGCTCCAATAAAAACAAACTTGGCTTCATGATGTTCCTTCTCGTGAGTTTGAATATGATGCGAAGTTAGGTGCCAATATCCATTTTCTGCTCGTTCCAAATCTTTAACATCTTCGAAGTAATGGACGTGTACATCCGGAAAACTTTCTAAGTACCGAAACATAGCCCTTGTTAAAGTTCCGAAGTTGACATCGGTTCCTAAATCCATTTTGGTTGCAGCCAGTGGTTCGGAATGGTTTCTACCTTTCATCACAAGAGGCAACCATTCCGTAATTGTATTTCTGTCTTCTGAATAAATTAGTTCTTTAAACAGTTCATACTTTTTTAAAGCCTCATAACGTTTCCGTAAAAAGGAAACATTTTCTTCTCCCCATACAAAACTATAATGAGGAACGGAGTGAATGAATTCATCTGCATCCAAGATTCGTTTGGTGCCCGCCAAATATCCCCAAAACTCTTTGGAAATTTCAAACCATTCGGCAATTTGAAGTGCCTTTTTTGTATGAATGGACCCATCTTCGTTTTCAATTGTATAATTGAGTTCACAAAAGGCAGAGTGTCCGGTTCCCGCATTGTTCCAGGCATTTGAACTTTCTCGTGCGGCAGCATCCAACCTCTCTAATACGGTGATTGTTAGGTGGGGTGCCAGTTCTTTTAAAAGAACACCTAAGGTGGCACTCATGATACCGGCACCTATTAATATGACATCGGACTTTGTTCTAACTGTATCTTTTTCTTTCATCCTCTACCTTCTGTCTCATTATCGGCAACTTTTCTGATTAAAACGCAGTCCAAAGAGATAAGGTAACTCGATTGAAAGCATTCTTTATATTTTTGTCAGTTCTGACATCCTTACTTGGATTTATCTATTATTATTCTACCTTTCGTTTGATTTCAGGACTTTCACTGAATGGACCGGTTGTGACTTTGATTTTGTTAGGGATTGGGATTCTTGTTTTACTGGTTCCTTTGACTTATGTTTTTAGTCGAACTTCGAAACGAGAAAAAACGCAGACTTTTTTTGCCTATCTCACCTTTACCAATTTTGGCTTTTTTTCCATTCTCTTTACCCTCGTTCTTCTAATGGATTTTTTACGTTGGGTGGACTTCGGGATCATCACAGATTATTCTCGAGTTTTATTTTCTAGTTTGGTGCAATTTGGATTTCCCTTAGATGGAGTTACCGAGGTAAAAAACTTTAGTTTAGCTTTTTCCACTATCGTGGCAGCAACAGCACTCAGTTCCCTCGGATTTTTTAATGCTCACGTTCGTTTACAATACAAACGCGTGTTTGTCCCTATCAAAGACCTACACCCGGACTTAGAAGGTTTTAAAATTGTCCAAATCTCTGATGTACATATTGGTCCAACGATCAAAGGAAGGTTTTTGGAAAGAGTCGTAAAAAGGATCAACCTCCAAAAACCGGATGTTGTTGTGATCACAGGTGATCTAGTAGATGGTCCTGTGACAACTCTCAAACACCACTTGAAACCCTTAGGGAACATTCAATCAAAATATGGAACATTTTATGTAACTGGAAATCACGAATATTACTCAGGAGTTT from Leptospira bandrabouensis harbors:
- a CDS encoding NAD(P)/FAD-dependent oxidoreductase codes for the protein MKPKVFILGAGYAGILAANRLEKQLKEAEIVLVSESSEFKERIRFHELASTGSEKKIKIKDLLRTKVNFLQAKITKIKPKENVIEIDGNPNSIAYDYLIITLGSSQIHQIQNVTNSIQSNEATSNFIKKYKQNEIQKLGIIGGGLTGIEMASEWKYFHPNTSVFLIDKNKFGSSFSEKGKNYLKTYLSKNNIHILDQTKILSTNENEITFEDQNKISFDCILNCSGFKSSPLLKEAGFSTNSKNQIYVDPFLRSLSFPNVFVAGDSAFLENSILRMGCVTALPMGAHIADQIANLIREKKLSPFLFQFFGRCVSLGRKEGLIQFTYGDDKPKEWIITGKWGAVIKELVNQFTIFSLKMEKYLPFRFYFWPKGNPIQKKEPVLTKTISIGT
- a CDS encoding OmpA family protein, which produces MQKMKWKYSYIYSGVLLFFLVTSLYAEGFDRGSLVFYGFGSYGLGNHSGSMEKSVESTNQPNFLMLNSPFVETSYRVGNYIAYTEFVKNRTELSSHGGELGFEYGLFRYFGIGLSYSNQTITSSYFRAIEERNIILLSYMGTNVSTQLEKLNLGDTYDLAVQKRRTVFSGNSGNLNLFFHFLPNNAVDPYIRVGGGIGYEQLYGGNLNRIFGAIGIRYHFDSLFFFSTEVEHSNVYIVKYEPPSSGHRNKGNYEETFFKLGLGVHFSLLDNNVPSNDLESQKTTVIDSVGSEIPYQSKEQVTETRLERFVFLASEIFDLPSSRIHLEGRARLDAIARSLENEYKEFDVLIITYTTPFKEDLPGNYENYDLGFERSQAISRILRDKGVNAKRIIDSTQGSAMYNVDSKEKVVIELRKKSGK
- a CDS encoding malate:quinone oxidoreductase — translated: MKEKDTVRTKSDVILIGAGIMSATLGVLLKELAPHLTITVLERLDAAARESSNAWNNAGTGHSAFCELNYTIENEDGSIHTKKALQIAEWFEISKEFWGYLAGTKRILDADEFIHSVPHYSFVWGEENVSFLRKRYEALKKYELFKELIYSEDRNTITEWLPLVMKGRNHSEPLAATKMDLGTDVNFGTLTRAMFRYLESFPDVHVHYFEDVKDLERAENGYWHLTSHHIQTHEKEHHEAKFVFIGAGGGSLPLLEKSDIPEASGFGGFPVSGQWLRCRNREVIQQHFAKVYGKADVGSPPMSVPHLDTRIIEGKKELLFGPYAGFTTKFLKKGSYLDLVKSLEFDNIFPMLSAGMHNLPLTKYLIGQAMQSHEDRIAALREYFPEVKSEDWELVVAGQRVQVIKKDDEEGGVLEFGTEVVSAKDGSLAALLGASPGASTSVSIMLEVLADCFPKEMSSNEWKSKLKEMIPSFGESMKDNPEVCRKSRLNTAKLLDLSHKTNINV
- a CDS encoding metallophosphoesterase; the protein is MKAFFIFLSVLTSLLGFIYYYSTFRLISGLSLNGPVVTLILLGIGILVLLVPLTYVFSRTSKREKTQTFFAYLTFTNFGFFSILFTLVLLMDFLRWVDFGIITDYSRVLFSSLVQFGFPLDGVTEVKNFSLAFSTIVAATALSSLGFFNAHVRLQYKRVFVPIKDLHPDLEGFKIVQISDVHIGPTIKGRFLERVVKRINLQKPDVVVITGDLVDGPVTTLKHHLKPLGNIQSKYGTFYVTGNHEYYSGVLSWLPEIQKLGVNILLNQNQILSVGKSKLLMAGVTDLSAGKMIRSHQTNPKKAMEGGEDCDYKILLAHQPNSIYEASDAGFDLQISGHTHGGQFFPGNLLIYFAQKFVSGLHKYKNSLIYVSRGTGYWGPPFRLGAPSEISILVLKNT